In Sandaracinaceae bacterium, the genomic window TGTGCAGGCGCCCGTAGCAGACGGACGGCCTCCCATCTTCGACCAGATGTGCACGGCCTGCCACGCCGTCGGTGGCCGCGGCGGCACGGTCGGGCCTGCGCTCGACGGCGTCGGCAGCCGCTTCGACCAAGACTATCTGAGCCGCTGGCTGAATGACCCGCAGTCGGTGCGGCCCGGCACGGCCATGCCCGAGTTGCCGCTCACGGACGAGCAGGTCGCCGCGCTCACCACCTATCTCGCCACCCTCCACGACGGAACGAGCGCCCCATGAAATACGAGTCACAGCGCATCGCGTACTGGTTCTTCGCGACCTGCATGCTCCTCTTCGGCCTGCAGATCGTCTACGGCTTCATCATGGCCTTCGCGCACGCGGGCATGGACGGCCTGCACGACATCATCCCCTTCCACACCGCGCGCGCCACGCACACCAACCTGCTGGTCATGTGGAACCTGTGCGGCTTCATGGGGGCGGCCTACTACATCGTCCCCGAGGAGGCCGAGCGTGAGCTCTACTGGCCCAAGCTCGCGGTGGTGCAGCTGGTGGCGTTCGTCGCCGTCGGGGTGACGGCCATCATCGGCTTCCACTTCTCCTGGTGGGAGGGGCGCAAGTTCCTCGAGATCCCGCGGCCACTCGACTACCTGGTGGTGGTCGACGTGCTGCTCTTCATCGCGAACATCGGGATGACCATCCTCAAGGGCAAGCGCATCACCACCACGGCGTCGGTGCTCTTCTTCGGCCTCTTGATGGCCGCGCTGCTCTACCTGCCGGGCATGATCCCCACCGACAACCAGACGGAAGACTCGTACTGGCGCTGGTGGGTGGTGCACCTCTGGGTGGAGGGCGTCTGGGAGCTCATCATGGGCGGCATCCTGGCCTTCCTGCTGATCAAGCTCACGGGCATCGACCGCGAGGTCATCGAGAAGTGGCTCTACGTCATCGTTGGGCTCACGTTCCTCTCGGGCATCCTCGGGACGGGTCACCACTACTACTTCATCGGCACGCCGCGCTACTGGCTGTGGATCGGCGGCGTCTTCAGCGCCCTCGAGCCGCTCGCCTTCCTGGGCATGGCCATGTACGGCATCACCATGGCCAAGAAGGGCGGCCGCAAGCACGCCAACCGCATCGCGCTCGCGTGGACGGTGGGCTGCTGCGTCATGTCGTTCGTGGGCGCTGGCTTCCTCGGGTTTGCTCACACGCTGCCGCAGGTGAACATGTACACGCACGGCACGCTGGTGACCGCGATGCACGGGCACATGGCCTTCTGGGGCGCGTACGCGATGCTGATCCTGGCCATCATCACCTACGCCATGCCGCTGCTGTCCGGGCGCAAGCTCTACGACACCCCGAGCGCCACCGTGGCGTTCTGGGCCTCCAACATCGGCATGATCGCCATGACGCTGGCCTTCGGCGTGGCGGGCGTCACGCAGGTCGTCCTCGAGCGTCGCATGGGCATGGAGTTCCTGGCCGTGCAGGAAGAGGTGGAGGTGCACTTCTGGGGCCTGATCCTCGCCGCCTCGTTGTTCACCGTGGGGGTCACCGCCTTCATCTACAACTTCATCCGCCACGGTCTCCCGAAGGGTGAGGTGCAGGGCGGCGCGCCTGCTCTCGACGCCGACGATGACGAGGGCGCTGGCGCCGCAGCATCGGGAAGCGCGCTGGACGCCGCCGAGGCGTGATGCCGTACTACCGAGCCACCGGTCGCGAGGAGGAGGTCTTCCTCGCGGCCCACGCCGAGCGGCTCCCCGTGCTGCTCAAGGGGCCCACGGGGTGTGGCAAGTCACGCTTCGTGGAGGCCATGGCGCACCGCCTCGAGCGTGAGCTGGTCACGGTGGCGTGCAACGACGAGACCAGCGCGGCGGACCTCCTCGGACGCTGGCTGGTGCGCGGCGGCGACACGGTCTGGCAAGACGGCCCCGTCACCCGCGCGGTCCGCGAGGGGGCCATCCTCTACTTGGACGAAGTGGCGGAGGCGCGCGAGGACGTCATCGTGGTGCTCCACCCGCTCACGGATCACCGCCGCGAGCTGTTCGTGGACCGGCACGCCGAGCAGCTCGTCGCGCCGCCGGAGTTCCAGCTCGTGGCGAGCTTCAACCCGGGCTACCGGCGTGGCCCGAAGGAGCTGAAGCCGTCCACGCGGCAGCGCTTCGTGGGCATCGACTTCACCTACCCAGAGCCGGCGGTGGAGGCCGAGATCGTGGCCCGCGAGGTGGGCATCGAGGCCGCCGTGGCGAAGCGCCTGGTGGGGCTTGCGCGCAAGGTCCGCTCGCTCTCCGAGCTGGGCCTCGCGGAGACGGTCTCCACGCGGCTCCTGGTGAACGCGGCGCGCCTCATCCGCGCTGGCGTGGATCCGCGCGTCGCGTGCGTGCACACCGTGGTGGCACCCCTGACAGACGACCCGGAGGTCGCAGGCGCGCTCCGGGACATCGTCCACTTGGTGTTCTGAGAGGCGCATGGCCTGGGACGAGGCGCTCTTCGGCTGGCTCTACGACGCGGTGCGAAAGCGCCGTGGCGCCTTGCCGTCGAAGGAGGAGCTGCTGCGCGAGGCGCGCCTCGAGCCCTTGGTGCCGCGCCTGCGGCTCTTGGCGAGCGCGCTGGGTGAACGCTCGCTCGAGGTGCGCGAGGCCGAGGGCGACGGGTCCTTCCGCGACGACGTCATCTTTCTGCCGTCGAGGATGGACTGGGCATCGGACCCCGAGCGCAACGAGCTGGCCTACGTGGTCCGCGTGGCCTTCGTGACCACCGCGATGCGCTGCGCGCCCGTGTCGCTGCCCGAGGACGCGGACTCCGACGAGCGTGCGATCGCCGCCGTGGCCGTGGCCGACGTGGTGCTGCGTGTGCTGCAGGAAGAGCTCCCTGTCGCGGCCGAGGGCTGCGTGGCGCTGGGCGCCGAGGCGCTCGCTGGGCGCGTCGGGGTGCTGGACTCGCGCCAGGGTGCGCTCGACACGTGGGCAGCGGCGCGCCTCGGGCTGCCGCTGACAGAAGACGCGCGAACCTTCGCAGCGCACGCCGACGCGCTGCTGTGGCCCGAGCAGCTGGCCCTGTTCAAGGCCCTCCCCGGGCCGCTGCGCAGCTTCCCGCTGTTCGGTGGGCTGGGCTCGCAGAGCAGCAGCCTGCGTGCGGGCGCGCGCGGCCCCGCCAGCCAGGACGCGCTCCCGAGCGGCACCGAGGTGAAGGGCAGGGCGGTGGAGCACATCACGCGGGTGGAGCTGCCCGACGTGCCGGACGAGGTGAACCCCCTGGTGCACTCCTTCGAGAAGGTGCACACGGCCGAGACCTACACGGGTGGGATGAAGCAGCTCGATGGAGACGACCAGCTGGCCGATCACGCCCAGGCGCTCGAGGAGCTGGACCTGCGCGAGGTGGTCCGGAGCGCCGAGCGGGCGCGCTCGCTGCTGCGCGTGGACGTGATGCTGGAGGGTGGCGCGGGAGACGTGGCGGACGGCGCGGCTTCGCGCGGGATCCCGTATCCCGAGTGGGACGAGCGTCGGCGCAGCTACCGCGAGGGGTGGTGTCATGTGCAGGCGGGGCGCGTGCGCCGGCGCGTGGCCGCCGCGGCCGCCGAGCAGCAAATGGCCGCGCGCCTGCTCCCGCTCCGCAGGGAGGTGGAGGCCGTGCGCGCCGAGCTCGAGCAGCTCGAGGTGTCACGCCGGTGGCGCTCGCGGCAGCTCGACGGAAGCGAGATCGACGAGGACGCCATGGTGGACCGGCACGCCTGCCTCGCGGCCCGCACCACGCCGCCGGACCGTCTCAACCGGCAGCGCCGGCGCAGCGCACCCACGCTGGCGGCGCTCTTGCTGGTGGACAGCAGCCTCTCCACCGACGGCTGGGTGGACGACACGCGCGTGCTCGAGCTCGAGATCGACGCGGCGCTGGTGCTGGGGGAGGCACTCGCCTCGTTCGACATCGAGCTGGGCGTCGCGGCGTTCCACAGCCACACCCGAACGGACTGTCGCTTCGACGTGGTGAAGGGCTTTCAGGAGCCGTGGCGGGCTGCGCGCCATCGCCTCGCGAGCGTCGAGCCCGAGGGCTACACGCGCATCGGGCCCGCCGTCCGGCACGCTACGGAGCTGCTCTCCCGCACCAAGGCGCAGCGGCGCCTGTTGCTGCTCCTCACGGACGGAAAGCCTAATGACTACGACCGCTACGAGGGCCGGCATGGCGTAGCGGACGTGCGGCAGGCCATCCGCGAGGCGGACGCCAAGCGTGTCCACGTGCACGCCTTCGCCATCGACCACGAGGCGCGCTTCCACCTTCCGCAGATGCTGGGGGGTGGCCGCTACAGCTTCTTGAAGCACCCCCGCGGTCTATCGGCGACGCTGGGCGAAGTCTTGGTGGCCGCGCAGCGCTGACCTGACGCAGATCATACTGCGGCCGCCCGCCGAGGCCTACGTTCGCAGCAGGAGAAAGCCGATGCGAACCACGACCTACACGAGACTGGGTGTCATCCTCGCGCTGTGTGCAGGTGTCCTTGCGTGCTCGGAGGCAGCCCCTGCCGACGAAGCCACGGAGACACCCACGCCTGCCGTCGACCCGGAGGCCCTCCCGGCCCCGGTGGAGCGGGTGGACCCCGCGTCGCTGACCGAGATCGTGGCCCAGCTCGGTGTGCCCCCCATGGCGGCGCCTCCCACCGGCCGCACCAGCCCGGCTCGCGTCTCGGTGACGCTCGAAGTGCGCGAGGAGACGCGCGAGATCGCCGACGGCGCCACGTTCAACTTCTGGACCTTCGGCGGCACCGTGCCGGGCCCCATGATCCGCGTTCGTCGCGGTGACTACGTGGAGATGCACCTGGCGAACCACCCGGACAACACGATGCCGCACAACATCGACCTGCACGCGGTCACGGGCCCCGGCGGCGGTGCCACCAGCTCGTTCACGGCGCCCGGCCACCAGACGCAGTTCTCGTTCCAGGCCTTGAACGCAGGCGTCTACGTCTACCACTGCGCCACGGCGCCGGTGGGCATGCACGTGGCCAACGGCATGTACGGTCTGATCGTGGTGGAGCCCGAAGAGGGCTTCCCCGAGGTGGACCACGAGTACTACGTGATGCAGGGCGACTTCTACACCACGGGCAACTACCGCGCGGCGGGCCTGCAGCCGTTCGATATGCAGCGCGCCATCGACGAGAACCCCTCGTACGTCATCTTCAACGGCCGCGACGGTGCGCTGGTGGGCGAGGGCGCTCTGACCGCCAACGTGGGCGAGAACGTCCGCATCTTCTTCGGCAACGGCGGCCCCAACCTGATCAGCTCGTTCCACGTCATCGGCGAGATCTTCGACCGCGTGTGGCTCGAGGGCGGCACGCGCACCTCGCGCGACGTGCAGACCACGCTGGTGCCGGCAGGCGGCGCGTCGGTGGTGGACTTCGGCGTGCAGGTGCCGGGCACGTACATCCTGGTGGACCACTCGCTGCTGCGCGCTTTCAACAAGGGCGCGCTCGGCATGCTGCGCGTGACCGGCGACGACCAACCCACGGTCTACTCTGGCCAAGAGGTGGACGAGGTGTACCTCGGCGACCAGGCGCCCGAGGTGGTGGCCGCGCTGGCCGCCGCGCCCGAGGGACAAGAGCCCCTGGCCGTGCGCATGAGCCGCGGTGAAGCCACCTACCGTGGCGTCTGCGCGGCCTGCCACCAGCGCACGGGCGAGGGCCTGCAAGGGGTCTTCCCGCCGCTGGCCGCCAGCGACTACCTGCGACGCCCCGAGTCGGAGCTCGCCACCGTCGTGCTCGCTGGGCTCTCGGGTCCCATCACGGTCAGCGGTCGCCCGTACAACGGCGTCATGCCAGCCTTCGCGAACTTGACGGACCACGAGATCGCGGACGTCCTCACGTACGTGCGCGCCAGCATGGGCAACCGCCTGCCGCCCGTCAGCAACGAGGTCGTGGCCACCGCTCGCCGGGACATGCCGCGCCCCGTGGAAGGCGCGCATCCATGAAGAACGGCCTCGCGTGGACCAGCATCATGCTCGGGCTCGTCGGCAGCGTGGCGCTCGCGAGCGCTGCGCAGGCCACGGGGACGCCGCTGGTGCCCATCGCCGAGGCCGTGGTCTTCCCATTCTACGGGCGTGGCACGGCGACCGAGGCGGTGCTGGTGCCCGCCTTCGAGATCGAGCGGACGCCGGTCACCAACGCCCAGTTCCTCTCCTTCGTGAGAAGCGCGCCGCGCTGGCAGCGGGGCACCACGCCGCTGCTCTTCGCGGACGAGAGCTACCTTGCGCACTGGGGCGGCACGCTGGACCTCGGGGACGCCGACCCGCGCCAGCCGGTCACGCACGTCTCGTGGTTTGCGGCCCGTGCCTACTGTTCCTCGCTCGGGCGAAGGCTGCCCAGCGAGCACGAGTGGGAGCTGGTGGCCCAGGCTGACGAGACGCGCCTCGACGCGAGCCGTGACCCCGCCTTTGTGGCCCGCATCCTCGCCTGGTACGGCACCCCGCGCGGCACCCTGGCACGCGTGGGCGCGGCACCCGCCAACCGCCACGGCGTGCACGACATGCACGGCCTCGTGTGGGAGTGGGTGCTCGACTTCAACGCCGCCATGGTGGACTCCGACAACCGCGAGCGAGGCGACGGCGAGAGCTCGCAGTTCTGTGGTGGCGGCAGCGTCTCGGCGCGCGACGCCGCCGACTATGCCGCGTTCATGCGCTACGCGTTTCGCTCCAGCCTGCGCGCTTCCTACACGGTCCCGAACCTGGGCTTCCGGTGCGCGCGATGAAGGAACCTTCCATGATCAAGATGAACCCCGCAATACTGCTCTTGCTCCTCGTCGGCTGCGGCGGCCAGGAGAGCGAGCATGCTGGCCACGACGACCACGAGGCGCACCCCGCTGCGCAAGTGGCCAGCGGGGAGGGCGAACCGAGTGAGCACGCGGAGCACGAGGCCCACGAGCATACGGCGCTGGCCGCCACCGAAGGGATGGACCGTCAAGCGACGCTGCATGACCTCGACGCGGTGTTCACGGACGCCTCGGGCGCGAGCGTGCGCCTCCGGGACCTGAGCGGGGCGCCCGCGCTGGTCACCATGTTCTACGGGAGCTGCACCACCATCTGCCCGCTCATCCTGACTGACCTCGCGCGCATCGCAGAAGAGGTGGGGGACCCGAGCCTGCGCGTCGTGGCCGCTACCTTCGACCCCGAGCGCGACACCGCCGAGCGCCTGGGCGCCATCACCCGCGAGCGTGGCCTCGACCCTGCGCGCTTCCGCCTGGTGCGGGGCGACGAAGAGGGCACGCGTGACCTCGCCATGGCGCTGGGCATCCAGTACCGCCGGCTCCCCAACGGCGAGTTCGCACATAGCGCGCTCATCACCCTGATCGACGCGGAAGGTCACGTCGTGACCCGCCACGAAGGGGTGGGGCAGCCGCTGCACACCATCATCGCGCAAGCGCGCGCGCTCACCCCAGCTCCGGCGCCAGCTGCTGGCGCCAACACCGTCACCCCTTGAAGGAACCCAGCATGTCCACGAACCAGCCCGCCCGTCTCTCTCGTCGCGTCTTCCTCGCCCGCGTCACCGCGTCCGGAGCCGCCCTCGGTGCCCTCGGCGTGCTCGGCTGCGGCGGCAGCGAGCCCGAGGTCCTCACCTGCACCGGCGCCGTCGAGCCCACGGCGCAGGCCACCCGCTCGGCCCTGCACTACGTCGACGCGTCGGCCGACCCGAGCAAGCTGTGCGTCAACTGTGCGCTCTATCAGGGCAACGCCGCTGCCTGTGGCACGTGCGGCGCGGTGCCCGGCCCGATTCACCCGCAGGGCACCTGCGACGCCTTCGCGCCCAAGCCCGCCTGACACGCTCTCAGTGCAGCACTTCGCCGGCGTTCACCTGCGCAGCATGCGCGTCGGCGCGCTCGTCCGGCACGTCTAGGCGCTGCAGCTTCACCACCACTGTGGTGTCCACGGCGTTGCCCTGCTCGGGCAGCGTGAAGCTGCCGTCCACCCAGCGTGGGATGAACAGCAGCGCCTGCGCCGTGCCTTGGTAGCCCAGCTGCACCAACATGCCGGGCGCGTACGCCACGCACTGCTTCGCGCAGCAGTGGAATGCCTCGCGCACCACGTAGAGGCCTTCGGGTGCCAGCGGCTCGAGCGCGCTCGCGTCGGTGTGGTCGGGCAGGGTGGTGCCCGCCGCCTGGAAGTGCGCGCGGTTCTGCTTCCAGGCCGCCGGCAGGTACACCCCGGGCCCCGGGGTGCCGTGGTTGTGGAAGTACACCAGGCGCCCCTCGGGCACGGAGCCGATGGGGCGGATGGTCTTGTAGAGGCCGCAGGGAGGCAGCTTGGCGTCGCTCATGCGAAGCACTGTAGCAGCCCGCGGAGGGACCCTCCCGGCTCAGTGCCGTGCGGGGTCGAGCAGCGCTTCGAGCACGTCGAACGAGCCAGCGACTAAACCGGCTCACCGGCGAGGCGTGCGTGTGCCCAGCGGAGTGCATCGGTGCGCCGTTCGTGGACGGAGTGGGGGTACGGTGTGGAGATCATCCACCACACGCCGGTGACGATGGTGCGCGCGACCGGCGACTCGGTGACGAAGCACGCGCCGAGGCAGCGCTTGGCGTGCATCGTTCCCGATCGTTCGACCCAGGTCGTCAGCTGCCGTCGAAGCGCGGCGTTGAGGCCAGGCACGCCCCGCGACTCGTGGTAGATCACGTAGCGCGCGACCAGCTCGACCATCGCGTCGTGACGCTCGGTGAAGCGGGCGACGTCTTCCGCCGTGATCTCCTCCGGCCAGACCACCCGCAGGAGACCGGGTTCAGACCATTCGAGCTTGATCTCCATGGGCGGCGGGTCTAGCCCGCATTGGGGACGCATCCAAGGCGAGCGCTGCGAATCGCGCGAGCACGGCGCCTCGCGAGCACCACGCCCACCATGAACGCGATGAGCGCCGGCCATGCGGGGCCGTCCGATGGGACGCCCACGGCGCAGGCGCCGCCACCCAGCCCTCCCGGGCCGTCCACGCCGCCGTCTGGCTGCTCACACCCCAGGACCTCGGTGTAGACGCAGCGATTGTCCATCCCGCAGGTAGTCGTCTCGCATGGGCCACGCGCTGCGCAGTCACCGCTGCTGTGGCAGCAGCCAGGAATGGGCTGTGGGTCGCAGCCCCCCGCGGCGTCGCAGGTGTCCACGGTGCAGACGTCGCCGTC contains:
- a CDS encoding CbbQ/NirQ/NorQ/GpvN family protein, which codes for MPYYRATGREEEVFLAAHAERLPVLLKGPTGCGKSRFVEAMAHRLERELVTVACNDETSAADLLGRWLVRGGDTVWQDGPVTRAVREGAILYLDEVAEAREDVIVVLHPLTDHRRELFVDRHAEQLVAPPEFQLVASFNPGYRRGPKELKPSTRQRFVGIDFTYPEPAVEAEIVAREVGIEAAVAKRLVGLARKVRSLSELGLAETVSTRLLVNAARLIRAGVDPRVACVHTVVAPLTDDPEVAGALRDIVHLVF
- a CDS encoding VWA domain-containing protein, which codes for MAWDEALFGWLYDAVRKRRGALPSKEELLREARLEPLVPRLRLLASALGERSLEVREAEGDGSFRDDVIFLPSRMDWASDPERNELAYVVRVAFVTTAMRCAPVSLPEDADSDERAIAAVAVADVVLRVLQEELPVAAEGCVALGAEALAGRVGVLDSRQGALDTWAAARLGLPLTEDARTFAAHADALLWPEQLALFKALPGPLRSFPLFGGLGSQSSSLRAGARGPASQDALPSGTEVKGRAVEHITRVELPDVPDEVNPLVHSFEKVHTAETYTGGMKQLDGDDQLADHAQALEELDLREVVRSAERARSLLRVDVMLEGGAGDVADGAASRGIPYPEWDERRRSYREGWCHVQAGRVRRRVAAAAAEQQMAARLLPLRREVEAVRAELEQLEVSRRWRSRQLDGSEIDEDAMVDRHACLAARTTPPDRLNRQRRRSAPTLAALLLVDSSLSTDGWVDDTRVLELEIDAALVLGEALASFDIELGVAAFHSHTRTDCRFDVVKGFQEPWRAARHRLASVEPEGYTRIGPAVRHATELLSRTKAQRRLLLLLTDGKPNDYDRYEGRHGVADVRQAIREADAKRVHVHAFAIDHEARFHLPQMLGGGRYSFLKHPRGLSATLGEVLVAAQR
- a CDS encoding cbb3-type cytochrome c oxidase subunit I; protein product: MKYESQRIAYWFFATCMLLFGLQIVYGFIMAFAHAGMDGLHDIIPFHTARATHTNLLVMWNLCGFMGAAYYIVPEEAERELYWPKLAVVQLVAFVAVGVTAIIGFHFSWWEGRKFLEIPRPLDYLVVVDVLLFIANIGMTILKGKRITTTASVLFFGLLMAALLYLPGMIPTDNQTEDSYWRWWVVHLWVEGVWELIMGGILAFLLIKLTGIDREVIEKWLYVIVGLTFLSGILGTGHHYYFIGTPRYWLWIGGVFSALEPLAFLGMAMYGITMAKKGGRKHANRIALAWTVGCCVMSFVGAGFLGFAHTLPQVNMYTHGTLVTAMHGHMAFWGAYAMLILAIITYAMPLLSGRKLYDTPSATVAFWASNIGMIAMTLAFGVAGVTQVVLERRMGMEFLAVQEEVEVHFWGLILAASLFTVGVTAFIYNFIRHGLPKGEVQGGAPALDADDDEGAGAAASGSALDAAEA
- a CDS encoding formylglycine-generating enzyme family protein; translation: MKNGLAWTSIMLGLVGSVALASAAQATGTPLVPIAEAVVFPFYGRGTATEAVLVPAFEIERTPVTNAQFLSFVRSAPRWQRGTTPLLFADESYLAHWGGTLDLGDADPRQPVTHVSWFAARAYCSSLGRRLPSEHEWELVAQADETRLDASRDPAFVARILAWYGTPRGTLARVGAAPANRHGVHDMHGLVWEWVLDFNAAMVDSDNRERGDGESSQFCGGGSVSARDAADYAAFMRYAFRSSLRASYTVPNLGFRCAR
- a CDS encoding SCO family protein is translated as MKEPSMIKMNPAILLLLLVGCGGQESEHAGHDDHEAHPAAQVASGEGEPSEHAEHEAHEHTALAATEGMDRQATLHDLDAVFTDASGASVRLRDLSGAPALVTMFYGSCTTICPLILTDLARIAEEVGDPSLRVVAATFDPERDTAERLGAITRERGLDPARFRLVRGDEEGTRDLAMALGIQYRRLPNGEFAHSALITLIDAEGHVVTRHEGVGQPLHTIIAQARALTPAPAPAAGANTVTP
- the nirK gene encoding nitrite reductase, copper-containing, producing the protein MRTTTYTRLGVILALCAGVLACSEAAPADEATETPTPAVDPEALPAPVERVDPASLTEIVAQLGVPPMAAPPTGRTSPARVSVTLEVREETREIADGATFNFWTFGGTVPGPMIRVRRGDYVEMHLANHPDNTMPHNIDLHAVTGPGGGATSSFTAPGHQTQFSFQALNAGVYVYHCATAPVGMHVANGMYGLIVVEPEEGFPEVDHEYYVMQGDFYTTGNYRAAGLQPFDMQRAIDENPSYVIFNGRDGALVGEGALTANVGENVRIFFGNGGPNLISSFHVIGEIFDRVWLEGGTRTSRDVQTTLVPAGGASVVDFGVQVPGTYILVDHSLLRAFNKGALGMLRVTGDDQPTVYSGQEVDEVYLGDQAPEVVAALAAAPEGQEPLAVRMSRGEATYRGVCAACHQRTGEGLQGVFPPLAASDYLRRPESELATVVLAGLSGPITVSGRPYNGVMPAFANLTDHEIADVLTYVRASMGNRLPPVSNEVVATARRDMPRPVEGAHP